Proteins from one Pseudobdellovibrionaceae bacterium genomic window:
- a CDS encoding glutathione S-transferase family protein — protein sequence MKLVIGDKALSSWSLRPWLLMKHFGVAFQEVRIRLDQPGTRDEILRYSSAARVPVLLTEGLAIWDSLAIMEYLNERFPEKRMYPADPQRRAVARSLTAEMHSGFSALREQLPFQAKMKIPGHDLESARADIERVQEIWRDALAQSGGPFLMEDFSIVDAMYAPVVCRFDTYAVPLDEALSAYAARILNHQALREWYDGARAEP from the coding sequence ATGAAACTCGTGATTGGCGATAAAGCCCTTTCCAGTTGGTCTTTGCGGCCCTGGTTGCTGATGAAGCACTTCGGGGTTGCGTTCCAGGAAGTCCGCATCCGGTTGGATCAACCCGGCACCCGCGACGAGATCTTGCGGTACTCGTCGGCCGCGCGCGTTCCCGTGCTTTTGACCGAAGGGCTAGCGATTTGGGATTCCTTGGCGATCATGGAGTATTTGAACGAACGTTTCCCCGAAAAGCGGATGTATCCTGCCGATCCCCAACGTCGCGCCGTCGCGCGTTCGCTGACGGCCGAGATGCACAGTGGATTCAGCGCCTTGCGCGAGCAGCTGCCGTTTCAGGCCAAGATGAAAATTCCCGGTCATGATCTAGAATCCGCGCGGGCGGATATCGAGCGTGTGCAAGAAATCTGGCGGGACGCTTTGGCCCAATCGGGGGGACCGTTTTTGATGGAGGACTTTTCCATCGTCGACGCGATGTACGCGCCGGTGGTTTGCCGCTTTGACACCTATGCGGTTCCGCTCGACGAAGCCTTGAGCGCATACGCCGCCCGCATTTTGAACCATCAGGCTCTGCGCGAATGGTATGACGGGGCCCGGGCCGAGCCGTAA
- a CDS encoding FAD-dependent oxidoreductase: MSNRKVDVLLIGGGIIGTSLARQLQSEGRKVLLIERGGIAAGSSYGNAGWVTPCFAMPLPQPGMMMKAMGWLLDKESPFYIKPEFSWGLFKWLMTFGLNANQKKMESSIKVLAEISKISIRNYEELAKRRPNMAFERRGLLMVSGTESGLHHAEMELEQMQQNGITGRKMGQEEVLAFEPSLRSLVKGGVYFDQEAQVEPFATTKEMHEEFLALGGESMLHTEVFDFVRTGDRITQVITTQGNFEPELVVMAAGSWSPALAKQLGLNVPILGGKGYSMILEDQSLHDGDVKPKYPIMIVERKIAVTPRAGSTRLAGTLELVNQDFGISPHRVRAIQKGSEEYLKIHSRDNVSDIWRGLRPCTPDGVPVIGKSSKTSNLFYNMGHQMLGLQSAPGSAQLAAELIQGRTPCVDPVPFRAERFE, encoded by the coding sequence ATGTCCAATCGTAAAGTCGATGTCTTGCTGATCGGTGGCGGTATCATTGGAACCAGTCTGGCGCGCCAGCTTCAATCCGAAGGCCGCAAGGTCCTTTTGATCGAACGCGGAGGCATCGCGGCCGGCAGCTCTTACGGCAACGCGGGTTGGGTCACGCCCTGCTTCGCGATGCCGCTTCCCCAACCCGGAATGATGATGAAAGCGATGGGCTGGCTGCTCGACAAAGAGAGCCCCTTCTACATCAAACCCGAGTTCAGCTGGGGCCTGTTCAAATGGCTGATGACCTTCGGCCTGAACGCGAATCAAAAGAAGATGGAGTCTTCGATCAAAGTGCTGGCCGAGATTTCAAAAATCTCGATCCGCAATTACGAAGAGCTCGCGAAACGTCGGCCCAACATGGCGTTCGAGCGCCGCGGTCTTTTGATGGTCAGCGGGACCGAGTCGGGTCTGCACCACGCCGAGATGGAACTCGAACAGATGCAGCAGAACGGCATCACCGGCCGCAAGATGGGACAAGAGGAAGTGCTCGCGTTCGAGCCTTCTTTGCGTTCACTCGTGAAAGGCGGCGTCTACTTCGACCAAGAGGCGCAAGTCGAACCCTTCGCGACGACCAAAGAAATGCATGAAGAGTTCCTCGCCCTCGGCGGCGAAAGCATGCTGCACACCGAGGTTTTCGATTTCGTACGCACCGGCGACCGCATCACCCAGGTCATCACCACGCAAGGAAACTTCGAACCCGAACTCGTCGTCATGGCGGCGGGCAGCTGGTCCCCCGCATTGGCGAAGCAACTGGGCCTGAATGTCCCGATCCTCGGCGGCAAAGGCTATTCGATGATCCTCGAAGACCAGTCACTTCACGACGGCGACGTGAAACCCAAGTACCCGATCATGATCGTCGAGCGCAAAATCGCGGTCACGCCCCGCGCGGGCTCGACCCGTCTGGCGGGAACGCTGGAGCTCGTGAATCAAGACTTCGGCATCTCGCCCCACCGCGTGCGCGCGATCCAAAAAGGCTCGGAAGAGTATTTGAAGATCCACAGCCGCGACAACGTCAGCGACATCTGGCGCGGTCTGCGTCCCTGCACGCCCGACGGCGTACCCGTCATCGGCAAATCATCGAAGACGTCGAACCTGTTCTACAACATGGGTCACCAGATGCTGGGACTGCAAAGCGCGCCCGGTTCGGCGCAGCTCGCGGCCGAGCTGATCCAGGGCCGCACGCCCTGCGTGGACCCGGTCCCGTTCCGCGCCGAACGCTTCGAATAA
- a CDS encoding HTTM domain-containing protein, whose amino-acid sequence MTFESALRLCGILVGFAFFLQSLEHLHRPRDGRAFFAARAFTSLWLMSGIFAPVAAAVLFIFGIESLRKFDGPYNGGSDRMGLLVLWTVLIGELATWPLVREVAFGYLALQLVLSYFMAGLVKIRDPQWRNGEAMARIFRASIYPVSDSRRAWGDRPGLMFALGWGTLAFELLFPLALIRPESLLVALGLAFTFHIANAFILGLNRFVWTWLAAFPALIWFQAKMMGLV is encoded by the coding sequence ATGACCTTCGAATCGGCGCTACGCCTGTGCGGAATTTTGGTGGGCTTCGCGTTCTTCCTGCAAAGCCTGGAGCATCTGCACCGTCCGCGCGATGGTCGCGCTTTTTTCGCCGCGCGCGCGTTCACGAGCCTCTGGCTGATGAGCGGAATCTTCGCGCCGGTCGCGGCCGCGGTGCTGTTCATCTTCGGCATCGAGAGTTTGCGCAAATTTGACGGCCCCTACAACGGCGGCAGCGATCGTATGGGACTGCTCGTGCTGTGGACGGTGCTGATCGGCGAGCTCGCGACTTGGCCCCTCGTGCGCGAGGTCGCTTTCGGTTACCTGGCCCTGCAACTGGTTTTGTCGTACTTCATGGCGGGGCTCGTGAAAATCCGCGATCCCCAATGGCGAAACGGTGAGGCCATGGCCCGCATCTTTCGCGCTTCGATCTATCCGGTCAGCGACTCGCGGCGCGCCTGGGGCGACCGGCCGGGACTGATGTTCGCGTTGGGCTGGGGAACCTTGGCTTTCGAGCTGCTGTTTCCGTTGGCGCTGATACGCCCCGAATCCCTACTGGTGGCGCTGGGACTGGCCTTCACGTTCCATATCGCGAACGCGTTCATCTTGGGACTCAACCGCTTCGTCTGGACGTGGCTCGCGGCTTTTCCCGCGCTGATCTGGTTTCAAGCGAAAATGATGGGGCTCGTTTAG
- a CDS encoding lytic murein transglycosylase, giving the protein MRLITRLLLLAVLSGVFFSQAQAAKKQMKPDFSWAEGQMKKKGLPPAFVQMLKTSYDKKSFERVLTLNLLTFMRPPAHMKLVTDDAVANSTAFIAKNATAFDAVEERYGVPREVISGLLWIETRHGSLTGSFHVPSVYLHLLQAHRPENRAELLKIALERNTEKKYTRKELIAQIKRRSKSRSDWAMEQLQALNHIRTRKMKDLAELKGSFAGAFGMPQFIPSSYKIWAATNRAEAAPNLFDVEDAILSVGNYLHVHGWKTEKEDTHVKALMRYNQSRDYAESILEIARRVRADSPAAPAARGLASEGDIFEPTSPKKPKN; this is encoded by the coding sequence ATGCGTCTAATCACTCGTCTTCTCCTCCTCGCGGTGTTGTCCGGCGTTTTCTTCTCGCAAGCGCAGGCCGCCAAAAAACAAATGAAACCCGATTTTTCGTGGGCCGAGGGGCAAATGAAGAAGAAGGGGTTGCCGCCGGCGTTCGTGCAAATGCTGAAGACGTCTTACGACAAAAAGTCGTTCGAGCGCGTGCTGACGCTGAATTTGCTGACGTTCATGCGCCCCCCGGCGCACATGAAGCTCGTGACCGACGATGCGGTCGCGAACAGCACGGCCTTCATCGCGAAAAACGCGACGGCTTTCGACGCCGTGGAAGAGCGCTACGGCGTACCGCGCGAGGTGATCTCGGGACTTCTGTGGATCGAGACCCGGCACGGTTCGTTGACCGGTTCGTTCCACGTTCCGAGCGTGTATTTGCATCTGCTGCAAGCGCACCGTCCGGAGAACCGCGCGGAGCTTCTGAAGATCGCCCTGGAGCGGAACACCGAAAAGAAGTATACGCGCAAGGAATTGATCGCGCAGATCAAACGTCGTTCGAAAAGCCGCTCCGACTGGGCGATGGAGCAGTTGCAGGCGCTGAATCACATCCGCACGCGGAAGATGAAAGACCTGGCCGAGCTGAAAGGTTCGTTCGCCGGAGCCTTCGGGATGCCGCAGTTCATTCCGTCGAGTTACAAGATCTGGGCGGCCACGAACCGGGCGGAAGCCGCGCCCAATCTTTTCGACGTCGAGGATGCGATTTTGAGCGTGGGTAACTATCTGCACGTTCACGGTTGGAAGACCGAAAAGGAAGACACGCACGTGAAAGCGCTGATGCGCTACAATCAAAGCCGTGACTACGCGGAAAGTATTCTCGAAATCGCGCGCCGGGTACGCGCGGATTCACCGGCGGCGCCCGCCGCGCGGGGGCTCGCTTCCGAGGGCGACATCTTCGAGCCGACCTCACCTAAAAAACCGAAAAATTGA
- a CDS encoding EAL domain-containing protein, which yields MQQSNILFRDFKAGDVIFRQGEDGNCAYIIEEGRVQISLEKNGDSFPVSIMGVGEIFGEMAILDGLPRAGTARCMEDTRLCVVSSDQLYNRIHQSDSVVRLLVLLLIKRTRSMNAKLVSSLQSAGSDTGSDEGGQPGEGKSAINEVRFEIELHKAFQEREFRLHYQPIVDMKNSEILGFEALIRWNSPTLGPMRPDLFMKVAEESSLIVPLGRWIQETAIADLKKIEAATGRSFFMSVNVSGRQFMDPAYLKNLEEIRQRYGATTEQLKLEITERIFIDGARAIEMVEQCRQLGYGISLDDFGTGYSSLSYLKNLKVSNLKIDQSFTRGANSDPRSHALVKCMVQLCKDMRIESVAEGIETEEMAKAMREMGCQYAQGYLYARPQALDDLLKFLGAGSQQSAA from the coding sequence ATGCAACAGAGCAATATCCTATTCCGTGATTTCAAAGCCGGTGACGTGATCTTCCGCCAGGGTGAGGACGGCAACTGCGCCTACATCATCGAGGAAGGGCGCGTGCAGATTTCGCTCGAGAAAAACGGCGACAGCTTCCCCGTTTCGATCATGGGCGTCGGCGAGATTTTCGGAGAGATGGCGATCTTGGACGGCCTTCCGCGCGCGGGCACCGCGCGTTGCATGGAAGACACGCGTTTGTGCGTGGTCTCCAGCGATCAGCTTTACAACCGCATCCACCAGTCCGACTCGGTGGTGCGTTTGCTCGTTCTGCTTTTGATCAAACGCACGCGTTCGATGAACGCGAAGCTCGTTTCGTCGCTACAGTCGGCGGGTTCGGATACCGGCAGCGACGAGGGTGGTCAGCCCGGCGAAGGCAAAAGCGCGATCAATGAAGTGCGCTTCGAGATCGAGCTGCACAAAGCCTTCCAAGAGCGTGAGTTCCGTTTGCATTATCAGCCCATCGTCGACATGAAAAATTCCGAGATCCTGGGTTTCGAGGCGTTGATCCGTTGGAACTCGCCGACCCTGGGGCCGATGCGTCCCGATCTTTTCATGAAAGTGGCGGAAGAGTCGTCCTTGATCGTGCCTTTGGGTCGTTGGATTCAAGAGACCGCCATCGCCGATTTGAAGAAAATCGAAGCGGCGACCGGACGCTCCTTTTTCATGAGCGTGAACGTGTCGGGTCGTCAATTCATGGATCCCGCCTACTTGAAGAATCTGGAAGAAATCCGCCAGCGCTACGGTGCGACCACGGAGCAGCTCAAACTCGAGATCACCGAGCGGATCTTCATCGACGGAGCGCGCGCGATCGAAATGGTCGAGCAGTGCCGTCAGCTGGGTTACGGGATCTCGTTGGACGATTTCGGCACCGGCTATTCTTCGCTGTCGTACTTGAAAAATCTGAAAGTCAGCAATCTGAAGATCGATCAAAGCTTCACCCGGGGCGCGAACTCGGATCCGCGTTCGCACGCGCTGGTGAAGTGTATGGTGCAGCTGTGTAAGGACATGCGGATCGAATCCGTCGCGGAAGGCATCGAAACCGAAGAGATGGCGAAAGCGATGCGTGAGATGGGCTGCCAGTACGCGCAGGGTTATCTGTACGCACGTCCGCAGGCGCTCGACGATCTTTTGAAGTTCCTGGGCGCGGGCTCGCAGCAATCTGCGGCCTAA
- a CDS encoding transglycosylase SLT domain-containing protein, which produces MNDFGLWLLLMHVAFVPVAFALRGLRAGNGAGGALRRFGLYSVVATLLLTCFAVFAPQDFAVVEAPRFVRDAAAVSAPVINLTPVTPTSPPPRALLAFDPWRPLLWGLIAVSAFGFMMRLWRLVGEASRLRQQAKDHYGFKRMGHVHVVFSDSADIPFIYAESLRGVRIVLPQELAARPRELRLSLAHELQHARHRDPWWQWGIALLDGVFALNPAYRLWRAEVIAAQEFACDEALLDRERIDVVNYGRCLLQAAERALGLERKPECAPGFLGGAREPQLKQRMNRMFQPQRTKKWIFVAMGVALAVTLGATSLVARAGLKDRRVSHAEARAWASSLELTPGFRVNVNAAVVEELNRVLGDSRQRTKMRETLERMRTYQAMIEKEVVARRLPPELMAVPVVESGYRNLKQAPRAPGVGLGAGLWQFIPQTARNFGLRVDAAVDERLDERKLTDAAFRYLTANHQRFQDWELALLAYNIGESRVQQGIEKTGSRDAWTLIDRGYEGDVRYLAKLTAAVMILGRPEVLD; this is translated from the coding sequence GTGAACGACTTCGGGCTTTGGCTTTTGTTGATGCACGTCGCTTTCGTGCCGGTCGCGTTCGCTTTGCGCGGACTGCGTGCGGGAAACGGGGCGGGCGGGGCGCTTCGTCGTTTCGGACTTTATTCCGTCGTCGCGACTTTGCTGCTGACTTGTTTCGCCGTCTTCGCGCCGCAGGACTTCGCGGTCGTCGAGGCGCCGCGCTTTGTGCGTGACGCCGCCGCGGTGAGCGCGCCGGTCATCAATTTGACTCCGGTGACGCCGACGTCACCTCCACCGCGCGCATTGCTCGCGTTTGATCCGTGGCGGCCTTTGTTGTGGGGGTTGATCGCGGTCAGCGCGTTCGGTTTCATGATGCGCCTTTGGCGACTGGTCGGCGAAGCTTCGCGGTTACGCCAACAGGCGAAGGATCATTACGGCTTCAAGCGGATGGGGCACGTGCACGTCGTCTTCTCGGACAGCGCGGACATCCCTTTCATTTACGCCGAAAGCTTGCGCGGCGTACGGATCGTATTGCCGCAAGAGCTGGCCGCGCGGCCGCGGGAACTGCGTTTAAGCCTTGCCCATGAACTGCAACACGCCCGTCATCGCGATCCATGGTGGCAGTGGGGGATCGCGCTTCTGGACGGCGTGTTCGCGCTGAATCCCGCTTACCGGCTCTGGCGCGCCGAGGTGATCGCCGCGCAAGAGTTCGCGTGCGATGAGGCGCTCCTCGATCGCGAAAGAATTGATGTCGTCAATTATGGACGCTGCCTCCTACAGGCGGCGGAACGGGCCTTGGGTCTTGAACGGAAACCGGAGTGCGCACCCGGCTTTCTGGGCGGGGCGCGGGAACCACAACTCAAACAAAGGATGAACAGGATGTTTCAACCACAAAGAACGAAAAAATGGATTTTTGTCGCGATGGGCGTGGCGCTCGCGGTCACTTTGGGTGCGACCTCATTGGTGGCGCGCGCGGGACTGAAGGACCGCCGCGTTTCACATGCCGAAGCGCGGGCCTGGGCCTCGTCGCTGGAGCTGACGCCGGGCTTTCGCGTGAACGTGAACGCCGCGGTCGTCGAGGAGCTCAACCGGGTGCTCGGCGATTCACGGCAACGCACGAAAATGCGCGAGACCCTTGAACGGATGCGCACCTATCAAGCGATGATCGAAAAAGAAGTGGTCGCCCGGCGCTTGCCGCCCGAGCTGATGGCCGTTCCCGTCGTGGAAAGCGGGTACCGCAATCTGAAACAAGCGCCGCGCGCTCCCGGCGTCGGCTTAGGGGCGGGGCTTTGGCAGTTCATTCCGCAAACGGCGCGGAACTTCGGTCTGCGGGTGGACGCCGCGGTCGACGAGCGACTGGATGAACGCAAACTGACCGATGCCGCTTTTCGCTACCTGACCGCGAATCATCAGCGCTTTCAGGATTGGGAACTCGCGCTGCTCGCGTACAACATTGGGGAAAGCCGCGTTCAGCAAGGGATCGAAAAGACCGGTTCGCGTGACGCGTGGACCTTGATCGACCGGGGTTACGAGGGCGACGTGCGCTACCTCGCGAAACTCACGGCGGCCGTCATGATTTTGGGCCGCCCCGAAGTTTTGGACTAG
- a CDS encoding type 1 glutamine amidotransferase translates to MAWNEKSAKSLKGKRIAIVATNGFEESELFEPLKALRDADADVEIISPKAGKIRAWKDNDWGSSIAVDRVVQEATPEDYDGLVLPGGVINSDKLRGEADVVSFVKSIAENGTPIAAICHAAWTLIETGCVSGHEMTSWPSLKTDLQNAGANWVDREVVTDHGWVTSRKPDDLPAFNQKMIEEFGEGKHPPQRSTSIGESLNVGRL, encoded by the coding sequence ATGGCCTGGAACGAAAAATCCGCAAAATCTCTTAAAGGAAAACGCATCGCGATCGTCGCCACGAACGGTTTCGAGGAATCCGAGCTCTTCGAGCCGTTGAAAGCCCTGCGCGACGCCGATGCGGACGTGGAAATTATCTCGCCCAAGGCGGGAAAAATCCGCGCCTGGAAAGACAACGATTGGGGTTCTTCCATCGCCGTCGATCGCGTCGTGCAAGAGGCGACTCCCGAAGACTATGACGGACTCGTCCTCCCCGGCGGCGTGATCAACTCCGACAAACTGCGCGGCGAAGCCGACGTGGTGAGCTTCGTGAAAAGCATCGCCGAAAACGGCACGCCCATCGCGGCGATCTGTCATGCGGCGTGGACCTTGATCGAAACCGGTTGCGTGAGCGGTCACGAGATGACCTCTTGGCCGTCCCTGAAAACCGATTTGCAAAATGCCGGCGCCAATTGGGTCGACCGCGAAGTGGTCACCGATCACGGCTGGGTGACCAGCCGTAAACCCGACGACCTGCCCGCCTTCAATCAAAAGATGATCGAAGAATTCGGCGAGGGAAAACATCCGCCGCAACGCTCAACCTCGATCGGCGAGTCGCTCAACGTCGGCCGTCTTTAG
- a CDS encoding DUF2817 domain-containing protein, whose product MELLTNDLAYFSSNYFEGRRRFLESTRGLPLDTQRARWSVPSRTETDLSVDSVYLPATAPGANLLVMLSGVHGLEGYAGSAIQSMFINEILPRLDRRKFGVLLVHSLNPFGFKNHLRNTENHVNLNRNCSTRPDLYRERNADSLKMSERFIPRTAVDSMTCSLVQKRNQRDGRIHFDDVSMDNFIKAVGIGQWENAAGLEFGGFQNEPQIADLIAELRVRMPEYRDVLLFDLHTGLGERGRLHLLTGDVEGSVDPTFFNELFKPSEDAAIYDYTSADTEGFYKTLGATNNIFPELARPGQRVCALTMEFGTLGHGLDDQVRSLNQWLLEHQGTHYGYANDELGTKIRADYLEKFFPAAADWRMMVIATSRALFQKVFGRAGALN is encoded by the coding sequence ATGGAGCTTCTAACGAACGATCTCGCCTACTTTAGTTCAAATTATTTTGAGGGACGCCGCCGTTTCCTGGAAAGTACGCGCGGCTTGCCCCTGGATACGCAGCGGGCGCGCTGGAGCGTCCCCAGTCGAACCGAGACCGATCTGAGCGTCGACTCCGTTTATCTTCCGGCGACCGCGCCGGGCGCGAACCTGCTCGTGATGCTTTCCGGAGTGCACGGTCTGGAGGGTTACGCCGGCAGCGCGATCCAGTCGATGTTCATTAACGAAATCTTACCACGTCTGGACCGGCGAAAGTTCGGGGTCCTGCTCGTGCATTCGCTGAATCCTTTCGGTTTCAAAAACCATCTTCGCAATACCGAAAATCATGTGAATTTGAACCGCAACTGCTCGACCCGCCCGGATCTTTACCGCGAGCGCAATGCGGACTCTCTCAAAATGAGCGAACGTTTCATTCCGCGCACGGCGGTCGACTCGATGACCTGCAGCCTGGTGCAAAAACGCAATCAACGGGACGGGCGCATCCACTTCGACGACGTCTCCATGGACAACTTCATCAAGGCCGTGGGCATCGGCCAATGGGAAAACGCCGCGGGACTCGAATTCGGCGGATTTCAAAACGAGCCCCAGATCGCGGACCTCATCGCGGAGCTGCGCGTACGGATGCCGGAATACCGGGACGTCCTGCTGTTCGATTTGCACACCGGCCTCGGCGAACGCGGACGCCTGCATCTTTTGACCGGCGACGTGGAAGGTTCGGTCGATCCCACGTTCTTCAATGAGCTCTTCAAGCCGAGTGAAGACGCCGCAATCTACGATTACACGTCCGCCGACACCGAGGGTTTCTACAAGACCCTGGGCGCGACCAACAACATCTTCCCCGAACTGGCGCGTCCCGGTCAGCGCGTTTGCGCATTGACCATGGAGTTCGGCACCTTGGGGCACGGACTGGACGATCAAGTGCGCAGCCTGAACCAGTGGCTGCTCGAACACCAAGGCACGCATTACGGCTACGCGAACGACGAACTCGGCACGAAGATCCGCGCCGACTACCTCGAGAAGTTCTTCCCCGCGGCGGCCGACTGGCGCATGATGGTGATTGCGACGTCGCGCGCGCTTTTCCAGAAAGTTTTCGGACGGGCGGGCGCGCTCAACTGA
- a CDS encoding DUF4442 domain-containing protein has translation MDTRKVYDKMIRWPGGRWLFSKIVCQTAPYFHSIRPSVLELSDHRCVIGVKKRRRVYNHIGTVHAIANCNAAELAMGLLMQASLPAHLRWIPKGMTVGYLKKADTDIRAVCDYPQILTAEPGDHRVPVKILSTRDEVVVEAEILVYVSLKKG, from the coding sequence ATGGATACACGTAAAGTCTACGATAAGATGATTCGCTGGCCGGGTGGTCGGTGGTTGTTTTCGAAAATCGTGTGCCAGACCGCCCCCTACTTCCACAGCATCCGGCCTTCGGTGCTGGAGCTTTCGGACCACCGCTGCGTGATCGGCGTGAAGAAGCGTCGTCGTGTTTACAATCACATCGGCACCGTTCACGCGATCGCGAACTGCAACGCGGCTGAACTCGCGATGGGACTCTTGATGCAAGCGAGCCTCCCCGCGCACCTCCGCTGGATTCCGAAAGGGATGACCGTCGGCTACTTGAAAAAGGCCGACACCGACATCCGCGCGGTATGCGATTACCCCCAAATCTTGACCGCCGAACCCGGCGATCACCGCGTTCCGGTCAAAATTCTGAGCACCCGCGACGAGGTCGTCGTCGAGGCCGAAATTTTGGTCTACGTCAGCCTCAAGAAGGGCTGA
- a CDS encoding helix-turn-helix transcriptional regulator produces the protein MIKVKLAVLLAQKEMKLKDLEEKTGIALNNLSVLKTGKAKAIRFSTLEEICRALDCQPGDLLEYVPGATPDDDDETED, from the coding sequence ATGATCAAGGTGAAACTCGCGGTGCTCCTCGCGCAGAAGGAGATGAAACTCAAAGACCTCGAAGAAAAAACCGGCATCGCCCTGAACAACCTTTCGGTTTTGAAGACCGGTAAAGCCAAGGCGATCCGTTTTTCAACGCTGGAAGAAATCTGCCGGGCGCTCGACTGCCAACCCGGCGACCTGTTGGAGTACGTGCCCGGCGCGACTCCGGACGACGACGACGAAACCGAAGACTAA
- a CDS encoding BlaI/MecI/CopY family transcriptional regulator, translating to MAKNERLLTETELELMTILWRRGEGSVNDVLAALPAGRDLAYTSVSTILRILEQKGAVRTRKEGRGHVYTPALKKSDYETEAVRHVVDKVFDGTPLELVKALIDRGGLSAQEIEEMRELLRGGKT from the coding sequence ATGGCTAAAAACGAACGTCTGCTGACCGAAACCGAACTCGAACTCATGACGATTCTCTGGCGCCGGGGCGAAGGGAGCGTGAACGACGTCCTCGCGGCACTGCCGGCGGGGCGGGACCTGGCCTACACCTCCGTTTCGACCATCTTGCGGATTTTGGAGCAAAAGGGCGCGGTGCGAACGCGCAAAGAAGGGCGGGGGCACGTTTACACCCCCGCGCTGAAAAAATCCGACTACGAAACCGAAGCCGTACGCCACGTCGTCGACAAAGTCTTCGATGGAACTCCGTTGGAACTCGTGAAGGCGTTGATCGATCGCGGGGGACTTTCGGCCCAAGAGATCGAAGAGATGCGCGAGCTTTTGCGCGGAGGCAAAACGTGA